TTATGGATATATCCTTTTTTACCTTCTTTAGATACTACCAACCACCAATCTCCGTTTTGATCTAAAACTTCAACTTGTTCTCCTGTTTTAATTTTTTGAAGAATTTGAGATGATGTATTTTTTTCTTTTCTTAGGTTAGTGAAACCATCAGGATCTATTATTATTGAATATTTTTTTTCTTGATTATCTTCTTGTAAAAGTCCATACTCTTTGGAGTATTTTTCAAGAGATGGATAACCATAATATTTGTTTTTTTGAAAAGAGTCCTTTAGTTCCGGATGAGAAACATAGACATTATTTAATAATAAGTATGATTTATCGGATTGAATATCAGTATTTTCCTTACCGGTAAAGCCAAGTTGTAAAAGATAGGCAATAGCCTTTTCTAATGAAGCAGGTGTAATGCCATTTGTTTTTATGATATTGTCTTTATTATCAGTTAAATAAGATGTTAGTGCATACAGAAAAGAATCTTTGGATTTTAAACTTTCTAATAGTTTTTCTCTAATTTTAAATGAATTTGTAGTGTTATTATAGAATACAAACGATAGTCTAGAACTTTGTTCGATATCATCCCAGCTTTGGATATTTTTAACTGCAGAATTAAAAAGGGCTTCATTTTTTTCATAGTTAAACATAACTACTAAATCGATTGCAAGATCTGGATTTTTAGATGCTACATTTAAGATTGAGGTCAAGTCATTCTGGTAAATAATTTTGTTTAGGGTTAATAATTCCTCAAAATAAGGATGTTTTTGATTACTATTTATACTTACTTTGACATTATCTAAATCAGGTAGAATATCATTACCTATTTTAATATATTTTCCTTCCTTTGATATCTGAAAATTGGTAGCTTCATTGAATATTAAAATATCATTATATCCGTCTTGAAGTTTATCAGGTTTAATGCCAAGTAGATCCAGGTTTATTTTATCAAAATTTTCCTTGGTATTTTTGAATTTATGATGGGTGAAATAATTTTCAATTATTTCAGTTTCTTTTTCTATTATTTTTTTTCCTTCTTAACTGAACATGAAAATAATATAAATGATAATAGGACTAAAAAAAATTTCACCATTTGGTTAAGTTATTTATTCTGATTTTATTCTGCTTTTATGAATATATCCTTTTTTACCTTCTTTAGATACTACCAACCACCAATCTCCGTTTTGGTCTAAAACTTCTACTTGTTCACCTGTGTTGATTTTTTGCAGGATTTGGGAAGAAGAGTTTTTCTCCTTTCTTAGATTGGTAAAACCGTCACTATCCTGAATGATAAAATTGGTATTGCTTTCTTTTTGGTAAATATATTTCACATAGTCTTTTAAAGTAGGTAAATCATAAAATTTATTTTTTTCCAGATTTGATATATATATAGGATTTTTATTTAAATAGCTTTCAATATCACCTTGTATTCCAACTCTTAATTCTCTCTCAAATAAATAAGATATTGCTTTTTCAGGTTCAAAATATTCTTTTGGAGATGATGATATTTTACTTATAATATCACCTATTCTTAAATAACCATTACCTTCTTTGGCATAAGAAAAGTCTTCAACTTTACCTTTATAAATAATGGTTTCTATGTCATCAAATATTTGTTTTTTCAACTTTTTATAGCCACCAGAATCTATAAAAATTAACTGCTCCATATCGGAAAGGCTATTAAAATCAAATTTTTTAAACACTGATTCTACAAGTTTTTTATCCTTATTGTATCCATAGTAAACAACTAAATCATATAAAAGATTTGAATTGTTTGCTTGCAGCCAAACATATGATACGGGAGTATTATAAAATACGTAAGAATTAAAATGATATAACAAGTCAGGATTTATAAACTCTGGTTCGGCAGCACTAGCATCCTGAATGAAAATAAATTTATTTTCTTTAATAGCTACCTCTGGAAACATTGCCGGACGTAAAGCAATTATGGAATTTTTATAATCTTTTAAATTTAAAGAAAATACATCCAAAATTTTTTGATTAAAGGTATTTTCATCAGGAAATTGAAATTTTCTTTGCTCTAATACTTTTTTCGCTTTATTGATAAATTCAGGAGACAGGTCATCATAGTTTGATTTTGTGCCGTCTCCTTCATCTGTAATGTTATAAGGTGCTATTTTTAAAGAGTTCATATCTTTTTTTGTTTCTTTAATTTTTTGTGATTTATTTTCTTGCCCATTACATGATATGAAAAGAGACAAGCCTGCTAAGAAGTAAGGTGTAATATTTTTCATTTTCTTTTTTTTAAATTCCTGTCCATTTTTTAGTTCCAAAGCTGGAGTTGGTCCATGTAGATTCTTTCACCTTTCTTTCCTTAACAATAAAACGGACAGGTTTCTTATCATTTAAAGGCAAGTCTGGTAAGTTGTCAATTAATTTCTGAACAGGACTTGTATCCTTTCCTGAATTAAACGTAAAACATCCAACAGAAAAACGTGGAGTATAATGGTGTAGAGCGACTCCTCCTCGTGTACCATCAGGTCCGTCAATACCATTTTCAGCAGCAGCAGATTTGCTTTCAGAATCAATTACATATATTTTATATTTTTGACCGGAGACACCTGGTACAAGGTAGTATTCGCCTGGTGGAATTTCATTATAGGTACCAAACCTCTTATCCGAATGTTTTAAAATTTTTCCTTTACTAGTAGAAGTCTGATGTGTATCTCTACTTAAATAAGTTACATAGTCAGCCTCCGGGTAATTTATTGTTTTTTTCTAAATTATAATATGTGCTTAAACTCATATTTTTATAGACGCTTGTTTTATACATTTTCCATGAGAACTCTGTAGGTTTAAAAGCATCATTTTCTATTTTTGTATCTGTACCAGAAACAACAACAACAGTTCCATCTTCCTTACCATTATTTACTTTTCCTTTAGGTTTGCATTTATCTACTTGAAGAATTTCTACAGCTTTTTTAAAGAATCTTTTTCGTTCATCCAAACCCACTAAAGCAGGATTAACAAGTGAGGTGACATTTGTTACGGCCTCATCACTTATTTCTGTGGCTTTACCACTGATGTTACCCCGTTTCCAAAATGCTAGTGCAGATAGCATGGAATCCTCAGAGGAATTCACTAATTTATATGGATTATCATTATCTACCCAGGTAACATTTTTTTCAAATATATTTTTTGCAGTTTTCTGTATATTTAAATAATTATCTCTCCAGGTAATTTGTTTGAATCCTTTTCCGCTATATCGCCAACCATCATCTTTATCAGTATTATTTTTACCATTTGGATGTGTTTTTCCATAAATCGCATTTGCTACAGTTTTCCAATTTTTAGAATCTAAAGATAAATCTGAAAGTCTTTTAGCTTCTGCACGTTGCTTTTCTAAACTACCAAACTGCTTAAAATAAGAAAAAAATAATTTTCTCATTCTTTCAGGGTCTCTGTACCTGAAAGCTTCTTGTAAATCATAAAATTTAGATTCCTGGCATAGTTGAGCGATAAAATGTGCTTTGGTAATACAAGTATTTATGTCAGCTTTTTTTCTATAACTATTTAGAAATGGTAATGCAGCTTTAATAAGTGAGTCATCTTTTATAAGACATGTTTCGCTACCATTTTTATTTTTTTTACTTACACATATTGATTTAATTTGTTCTAAGGTTATATCCTTCTCACAATTTGGACATTTTCCGTTTTCTGGTTTGGGATCTTTTGTATTCTGCACCCCCGCCGCACTCTTCACCTTCTCCACCTGCATCAGGCCTTCCGAATTTACCCCAAATTTTTGAGATTCTGCGGAAAGATCTTTAGAGATAATTTCTATAAAATAATTTTGTTTATCGGAATCCGGATCGCCGATAGGAGAGTCTATTCCTTTTCCAAAAATATCTTTTGTAATGACAAATCCTGAAGTATCACATACATCGGCAGGAATTTTAATGTTTCCGCTTCTGTAAACTTCATCATTGGAAGTGGAATCATATTCCCAAACTACATACTGGATGTGTTTTCCTACCATATTTTTGGAGTGGATTCTTATTCTTACTTTATCTCCTACAGCGACTTTGGACAGTTCATTTCCTGTATCATCAATGAAAAGAGCTTCTATAATATTACCCTTAGGATCTGGTTGTTTGGGACCAGCTCCTTGTTTTGGAGAAAATTTTGGGGTCTGTGTGCCGGGTTGAGGCTTAGGTTTGGGTTGGTTTTGAGGTTGTCCTTTATAATCAGGATTGGCTACATCTACATTCACCTGGCTGGCTCCCTGAATTTTCCCGGAGTAAGTGGCTGTTACATAATATTCGTGATTGGTTCCTTCACCTTTGTCACCTTTCATCATAAACTGGTTGGCAACCTGACGAAGGATTTTTTCATCAGACATCAGAGGTATCTGTACTTCTGCAATACCTTTTGCATTCACCAATGCTTTGTAACTGCGAGTATGGCGGTTGTTTTTGTTGATGACAGCATCATGGCCCTTTCCAGGTGCATCATCTTCCCAAAGATGGAATTCTATCTCTTTATTAAACATCGCAATGCAGTGAGCCTGAGCAATCAGAGTATCACGATAACTGGCCTTATTGACGTTCGTTCCTCCTCTGTTGAAGAGTACCACTTTATCTATTTTTGAAACTTTATCACTGGTAGGAATTAGTATACAGCTGCCAACCAGTTCTTTAGTAGCAGGAAGACCTGGGAAAATACCTTTTTTAGTCTCATAGACCTTCATTTGGAATTCTATTCCCAAACCAATTTCTCCAAATCTATAAGTAACCTTTTCACCGGTTTTAGGCTTTCCGGTGATGTCTTTCCAGATTCCGTTTTTTTGTTTCTTGTAAAGATACCATTCATATTCACCTTTCAGTCCAAATGAGAGGATGGAAGGTTTTATTTCGTAGGTGTATGTTGTTCCTACCAGAGGATTCTGATTCCCAATAATATTTCCTGTCATGGCTTAGCTGTAATAAAGTTCGTCTGTTCCTTTTGTATCTTCCTTGAATTCATCAAAATCCACAACAGGATTGTAAACCTGCTGTTCCTGCGTATTTGCCTTTGCCACCTGGCTTTTACCCACTGCACTTTGCTGTCCATGCTTCAGGATGGTTATTTTTCCTCCTGTACTGCACATCAGCTCTGAAATTTCTGTAAGGCAGCTTTTTTCCATGACTTTTACTTTTTCGTAAGTCTTCTGCCATTTTCCAGCAGGAGCATAGGCACAGGGAAGGTATCCTCCGGAAGTGGGTTTAAGTTTACACTGTCCGAATGGTTGTGCCGCAGGATCAAGCTGAAGGTCATCCTCTGTTACAGCCAGATAATCAGCCTGTCCTTCCTCATCATTCCAGTAATGTTTCTGATGGCTGGTTACTTTAAATTTTGGAAATTTAAATCCCTGATTACATTGTACGGTTCCTTTCTGCACAACGAAATATTTTCCTTCATGAGGACTGGAACCGCTGTCTTCTTTTTTATCTTTCTTTTCTTCTTTATTAGCTTGCTGTTCAGCTTTTCCGGATGACTGATCTTCATTTTGTGGAGATTCTTCCGTAGAATTTTCTTCATCAGAAACGCCATCTTCTGTAGATTCCTTGTGAGAGGATGCAGTAATAATTTGGGGTTCTGTTTCATCAGCCATAAGCTGTGGATCTTGCGGAATAAGAATAGTTTTCCCAGGAACAGGTTCCTGCATGATATCTTCCGGCGGGCAGTGGAGATTATGATAGGTTTTTAAAACGCCTTCATTTTTCAGTTTGAACTGCCGGGCCAGCGAACTGAATGTATCGCCTTTTTGTGTAACATAATTTTTCATATTATCCTTGTGTTATGGTGATGTGATGTTGGTGAATAAACGCTTCTTCATGGCTGAGTAAAACCGAAGCTTTGGCCTGAAGAAGATTCTTATTTTTGGTGTGAGTGGTGTATTCTAATACAATGTTTCCCTGTGCAGGTTCAGGCGCAGATTCTTTAAGCTTAATACCGCGCGTAATCTCCTGTGAAGTACATAATTCTGTGATTTTACCGTTTAAAATAGTCAAAACAGAGTTATCATCATCATTTGACTGTTCAATATTGAGTTCACATTGTACAGGAAATGAATTCTGTAAAAAATAAAAGGGTTCTGTCCAATTCTTTTTCCTTTGGAACCAATCTATTTTGGGAAGCAGAGTCTGAAACAGGAGTGTACTCTTAAGCTGCTGTAAAAAAAACGATTCATCCTGGATACTTCTTTCAAATGTATCCATATAATTTTGAGAAACTTCACCTATGTAAAAATCCTCAAGTTCTTTACGTTGTTTGGAAAAAGTGTCCGTAATTTTCTTATGATCTGCAAATCCGATGATTTTACCCAGTTCATCAATCATAAATTCAAGAGGCATAATACTTTTCATACAGGTAATGGATAAAATACTTACCTTATCATCAGGCGTATTTCCATTGGATTTAAAATTATTCTGGCTGTAGCTCAGAATGTGCTGGGCTGTGTTTCTTTCTTTGCGAAGATTAAGTTCAATAATATAATCGATAGTAACCGGAGACTCGAACGGAGTTTCAAAAGTTTCATTAACGGCATATGTTTTAGCAAAAAAAGAATCTGAAAGTTCAGCAGGAAGTTTGTTTTTTCTCTCCTGTTCTCTTTGTGTCTCCGTTTTAAAATTGGTAGGAACCAAAATATTTTTAACGTCATTAAGGTTGTCAAGCCAAACTTTATCCATCCTTTGGCAATGGGAATTGTGAAACAGCTTTAATTCCTCACCAGTCATACCCAGCCGGGAAGCGATAGAGGTCAGCGTGTCTCCATTTCGTACCTGATATTGTAAGAAATCAATTTCCATCCAATGTGAATTATCGCATAAAGCTATTAAAAAACTATATTTGAAATTAATTTTTGGGGTTAAATTTTAAAAATTGTAGTAGAATTACGACATAAGGATAAAGGCAGTATGAAAACCTCCCCGTCAAAAATTCTTTGAATTTTCGCAACCCCTTCAGAGGAAGGGAATATTACGTCTTCAGTTGAGGTTTTTGTCAGAATTGTGACTTTCCAATACTTTAATGCGATTCCTATGGAATGATAAACTGTATGGGTAAGACTATCATTCCAATTATGTCATTCCGTAGGAATCTAAGCTGCTATATTTCAAAACTGGTATACTTTTAAAACAGTTAGTAGCAACTTAAAACAAGCCAACAAAAAAACTTTTGTAGTTTCATTATATACAATACAACCAAAAGTTATTACTAATTTTAAAGCTATAAAAAACAACAAACATGAAGAATAGATTCTTACACGGAGTTATCATTGTATTAATCAGTTTGGGTTCCGCATATGCTCAGAAGTCCAATACTCAGTCATCTGTTTTTTTCACCACGAAGGCAAAGGATATTGTAAGAATCAACGAAACATTCAACGAACAGGATACAACAAACAGTAAGAGCTTAAAAAACCGGCTGAAACCTATTCAGACCAATTTTAAAAGGATCAATTCCACGACAAAATGGACTTCTGTTCAAAAGAAAAATATTGAAGGAGAATCGGCAGAAGGAGGAGAGGCAGCATTTTATTATACAGATAAAGGGTTGGAAAAAGTTATTGCCAGATATTATGGAGAAATGGGACAGGAGCTGATAGAATATTATCTTCTGAACGGACAGCTATCGTTTGTTTTCGAGAAAGAGTACAGGTATAACCGACCGCTTTTCTATGATGCTAAAGCAATGAAAGAAAATAATGATACGGAAGCATTTGACTTGAGAAAATCAAAAATTACAATGACCCGAAATTATTTTGAAAACGGAAATATAATCCTGATCAGCAATAATGCCGGACATGGATCTGGTATCAGTATGGATTATGCCAATGAGCAGGAGAAAAAGATCAAAGAAGATTTTAAAAGGCTTCTGAAACTTATGGATTAAAGGAGTGCTATGGTTTATCTGCCTTGATAATATTAAGTCTTTCTTCAACTTCATTGATCCTTTTGAGCCAATAGTTGATTCCTTCCTGGTTGGTCACAGTTTCCTTAAAAGCATTACGATTGACAGCCCACAGATGGCCGCTGTTTTTTTGATAATCCAGTTCGCGTTCCTTTTTATTCTCAGGTTCTATCCGGTATCTCCAGAAGACCAGAGAATGCATATATTCTGAGCGGATTTTTTCCAGATAGGTAATAATAGCCTTTCGGTCCTGCGGGATATATCCGGGACCAGAGCATCCACATGAATGAAAAGTGATTCCTACCGTATACAAATCGCGGATGTGAGCCCATTGTTTGTCGTCATTTTTGGGAGGGGATTTAAAATCGAGTCCCATATTGGCCATAAGGTTTCCGCATTCGGGGCACTTGGCTTCTACCGAGGTTTTAGTATCCCGGTCCACATCTTTTAGGTGGCGTCGTTTGAAAGTTTTCTGGCAGTTGAAACAGGCATAATGTCCTTTGTAAACCATCATGGAGTATCGGCACATACTATGATCTTATTCTTTGGTTATAAGTTATTTTTATTTGTTTTTATCCTCTTCATTAAAACTGATTCCCATCAGGCTGCTGGCACTTCGCGGATCATAGACCGACCATACATTTCCCCAGGGAAACTTGAAGGTGCAGCTTGGGTAAGGTTTTTTCTTTTTTTGGGTTGGAGGGATTTCCAGGATCTGGGTGAGAAAGGTGTTGTTTCTGTGAAAAACTTTCATTTCTTTTTCCTCTGTCCATTCATTCCAGTCTTTTGCGTCACCATTTTCCCAGGTGCTCATATGGATGATGTCCAGCTGATTTCCGGAAAAGCACAAACTGAAAGATACCTGATACCCTTTTATTTCTATACGCTGAAAGTAATACCAAAAGTACCCGGTTTTTACATCCCAGCAATTATGATATTTTTCTTTATAAAAATCAGTCTGCTTAAGCTGATCAAGACTCATTCCCTGATAAAGCTGTGTATTGAAGGTTTTCAGCTCTATAACTCCATTTTCACTGTTAATCAGCATGTCCCAAAAAATTGAAGCTATAAATATACCCGTTTTTTCTTTACAGACAACGAATAATATTTACAGCTTCTAGTAGAAATAGAAATATCGGTGTGTTATTTGGGCTATGGGTTTGAAATTATTAATGTAGATGGGATATCAGAAAGCCAAAGACTTTTTGTATCAATCAGGTTTTTCCAGCTTTTACTGCTGATCAGCATCAGATCCTGAGAATTCAGAAATTCTTTCTCAATCTTTTTCTCATTGTAAAGCGTAATATGGTTTGGAGCTACCTGTTCTATACTTCTGATCAATTCTTTCACTTCAATATTGTTTCGGATCTGTCCTGCAGCATCCAGAATGATAACCTGAGAATTGTTGTTATTGATAAGCCTTTTAGCATATTCAAGAAGATAAAAATCACTCAGATTAAAGATCGGAACAAATACTTTATCCGCCACTTTAAAGTCTTTTTCTACCAAAATTCCCACAGGAATATTGGTTTTGTCCAGAATCTGAAGCGTGAAATCGTCAAAAGGAGAATTGTTGAATATATTTCCTTTGCCTTTTACCGTATTCAGAAGCTTTTCAGGGTTGATGATTTTAGTTGTAAAACCCAATAATCGTCCTAATAAACTTCCTTCATACATGGATTTTCCAAGCATGATCAGCAGAAGGTCATAATGTCCTTTATTGGTAATGCTGGTAAGATCACTTTCAATATCTGTAGATGCTTTGAAGAGGGTGGTAACCTCCAGATTAAGATCGTGAGAGGTTTCAATCACATTCTGAAATTGTGAATCTTCATACTCGTTGATATCGTAGGCATGCATCTCATCTACCGGAGCAATATTCATAGCAGTGATGCTTTTATTGCCGTTCATTTTATGAGTGAAATTGTGAGCCAGTTTTAAGAGAGTACTTCCTGATTCCGGTTTATCAAAAGAGAGGAGAACACGGTACTTGGAATCATTTTCATGAATTAGCTCGTCCTGATTTTTTTTAGATTTAAAAATAAAATTAATAAAGTCTAAGGCAGGTCCTGTCATAAAAGTGGTGAAAAGAGCCATAATCACGAGCATTGCAAAAATTTCAGGACTCAAAACCCCAAGGTCATATCCAATGTTCAGCACAATAAGTTCCATAAGACCTCTTGTATTCATCAGAGCTCCGATCGTTAAGCTTTCTTTCCAGTTAATGCCTACAAATCTGGCTGTGAGTGCACTTCCTGCAAACTTTCCGAGAACAGCGGTCAGAATAATAAATCCTGCCGTCATCCATAGATGGCTGTCATTCAGAAGTCCTATTTGGGTACGAAGTCCTGTAAATACAAAGAACAACGGAAGCAGAAGCACCAAAGCCACATCCTCTACCTTATCAATAAAAAGAGTACGGAATTTTGTATTCTCCGGCATAATAGCTCCCGCCATAAAAGCACCAAATAATGCGTGAATACCAATTACTTCAGTAGCATATGCAGATAAAATCAGAGTCAAAAAGAAAATAGCAACCATTGGTTTGCTGATTGTATTTTTACCTGCCTGAAGGTCTCCGATTCTTTTCAGGAATGGTCTGACAATTTTTATCATTAAAAACACATAAGCAATGGCCATAATAATTACATAGATGGAGCTTGCGAAAGAGCCTGCCTTTACAATGGCAATTACAGCAGCAAGAATACACCATGCAGTAATATCGTCTGCAGCTGCACAGGTAATAACAATTGTTCCCAGTTTGGTTTTCTGAAGATTTCTCTCCTGTACAATCCTTGCCAATACCGGAAACGCTGTAATGCTCATAGAAATGGCGATGAATAAAGCAAAAGAAGTAAACTGGATACCTTCCGGTGCAAATTCCTGGTAAACAAAATAAGAAAGTCCAATTCCTAAAGCAAAAGGAATAATAATACTTGCATGGCTGATTACTACGGCATCATGAGCTTTTTTTCTTAATACACTCAGATCCAGCTCCATTCCAACAATGTACATGAAAAGGATAAGACCTATCTGACTCAGAAACTGAAGATTGCCTAATGATTCTTTGGGGAAAAGAAATGCCGAAAACTCAGGGAAATACATTCCCACAAGTGACGGTCCCAGCACAATACCAGCAATCATTTCTCCGATTACAGTGGGCTGTTTTATTTTCATACAAATCCATCCGAAAAGCCTTGCAGTCATAATGATAGTGACGATTTGCGCCAATAATAATGCAAGCGGATGGTGAAGATTGGTTTTAAATGATTCCAGGAAATTTTCCCAGGTAGAGCCGCCGCTGGTTTTAGCAACAATATTTTCTTTTACTTCCAATGTCTGTCCTTCGATAATGAAATAATACATCAGACACGAAAAAACTGCGATGGTAGTAATGTAGAAAATTAAATTTTTGTATTTCCCCAAATTCATAATTCCAATATTTTATGCAAAGTTGATAAGAATATAGTTATGTTAAATACTCT
The window above is part of the Chryseobacterium sp. MA9 genome. Proteins encoded here:
- a CDS encoding SH3 domain-containing protein, producing MKNITPYFLAGLSLFISCNGQENKSQKIKETKKDMNSLKIAPYNITDEGDGTKSNYDDLSPEFINKAKKVLEQRKFQFPDENTFNQKILDVFSLNLKDYKNSIIALRPAMFPEVAIKENKFIFIQDASAAEPEFINPDLLYHFNSYVFYNTPVSYVWLQANNSNLLYDLVVYYGYNKDKKLVESVFKKFDFNSLSDMEQLIFIDSGGYKKLKKQIFDDIETIIYKGKVEDFSYAKEGNGYLRIGDIISKISSSPKEYFEPEKAISYLFERELRVGIQGDIESYLNKNPIYISNLEKNKFYDLPTLKDYVKYIYQKESNTNFIIQDSDGFTNLRKEKNSSSQILQKINTGEQVEVLDQNGDWWLVVSKEGKKGYIHKSRIKSE
- a CDS encoding cation:proton antiporter, producing the protein MNLGKYKNLIFYITTIAVFSCLMYYFIIEGQTLEVKENIVAKTSGGSTWENFLESFKTNLHHPLALLLAQIVTIIMTARLFGWICMKIKQPTVIGEMIAGIVLGPSLVGMYFPEFSAFLFPKESLGNLQFLSQIGLILFMYIVGMELDLSVLRKKAHDAVVISHASIIIPFALGIGLSYFVYQEFAPEGIQFTSFALFIAISMSITAFPVLARIVQERNLQKTKLGTIVITCAAADDITAWCILAAVIAIVKAGSFASSIYVIIMAIAYVFLMIKIVRPFLKRIGDLQAGKNTISKPMVAIFFLTLILSAYATEVIGIHALFGAFMAGAIMPENTKFRTLFIDKVEDVALVLLLPLFFVFTGLRTQIGLLNDSHLWMTAGFIILTAVLGKFAGSALTARFVGINWKESLTIGALMNTRGLMELIVLNIGYDLGVLSPEIFAMLVIMALFTTFMTGPALDFINFIFKSKKNQDELIHENDSKYRVLLSFDKPESGSTLLKLAHNFTHKMNGNKSITAMNIAPVDEMHAYDINEYEDSQFQNVIETSHDLNLEVTTLFKASTDIESDLTSITNKGHYDLLLIMLGKSMYEGSLLGRLLGFTTKIINPEKLLNTVKGKGNIFNNSPFDDFTLQILDKTNIPVGILVEKDFKVADKVFVPIFNLSDFYLLEYAKRLINNNNSQVIILDAAGQIRNNIEVKELIRSIEQVAPNHITLYNEKKIEKEFLNSQDLMLISSKSWKNLIDTKSLWLSDIPSTLIISNP
- a CDS encoding PAAR-like protein, translated to MKNYVTQKGDTFSSLARQFKLKNEGVLKTYHNLHCPPEDIMQEPVPGKTILIPQDPQLMADETEPQIITASSHKESTEDGVSDEENSTEESPQNEDQSSGKAEQQANKEEKKDKKEDSGSSPHEGKYFVVQKGTVQCNQGFKFPKFKVTSHQKHYWNDEEGQADYLAVTEDDLQLDPAAQPFGQCKLKPTSGGYLPCAYAPAGKWQKTYEKVKVMEKSCLTEISELMCSTGGKITILKHGQQSAVGKSQVAKANTQEQQVYNPVVDFDEFKEDTKGTDELYYS
- a CDS encoding SH3 domain-containing protein; its protein translation is MTSILNVASKNPDLAIDLVVMFNYEKNEALFNSAVKNIQSWDDIEQSSRLSFVFYNNTTNSFKIREKLLESLKSKDSFLYALTSYLTDNKDNIIKTNGITPASLEKAIAYLLQLGFTGKENTDIQSDKSYLLLNNVYVSHPELKDSFQKNKYYGYPSLEKYSKEYGLLQEDNQEKKYSIIIDPDGFTNLRKEKNTSSQILQKIKTGEQVEVLDQNGDWWLVVSKEGKKGYIHKTRIKSE
- a CDS encoding LysM peptidoglycan-binding domain-containing protein, with product MEIDFLQYQVRNGDTLTSIASRLGMTGEELKLFHNSHCQRMDKVWLDNLNDVKNILVPTNFKTETQREQERKNKLPAELSDSFFAKTYAVNETFETPFESPVTIDYIIELNLRKERNTAQHILSYSQNNFKSNGNTPDDKVSILSITCMKSIMPLEFMIDELGKIIGFADHKKITDTFSKQRKELEDFYIGEVSQNYMDTFERSIQDESFFLQQLKSTLLFQTLLPKIDWFQRKKNWTEPFYFLQNSFPVQCELNIEQSNDDDNSVLTILNGKITELCTSQEITRGIKLKESAPEPAQGNIVLEYTTHTKNKNLLQAKASVLLSHEEAFIHQHHITITQG